Proteins from a genomic interval of Amycolatopsis sp. cg13:
- a CDS encoding transporter substrate-binding domain-containing protein: MKTRTILPVLAAVALLAGACGGSTQASTGANGSQTVSVAANTADAHPVSLTVPVVAEIRAQLPKKFLDKGKLTIGVGALPSGFPPLAYVGADQRTLTGAEPDLGRLVAAVLGLEPDVQNASWQNLFVRLQSGQFDAGFSNITVTEQRKQQGFDFAAYREDNLGFETNRANTWNFDGNYEVLAGKTVAVDSGTNQEKILKEWQRKLTAEGKKLDVRNFADKNSTYLALASGRIDAYFAPNPGIAYHATQTAKTPNPTRSAGKYSGAGATLQGLIAATTKKDNGLVKPVAAAIDYLIQHGQYAKWLAAYGLENEAVKKADINPPGLPLSDS; encoded by the coding sequence ATGAAAACCCGCACGATCCTGCCCGTCCTCGCCGCGGTCGCACTGCTCGCCGGCGCGTGCGGCGGCAGCACCCAGGCGTCGACCGGCGCGAACGGTTCGCAGACCGTTTCCGTCGCCGCGAACACCGCGGACGCGCACCCGGTTTCGCTGACCGTGCCGGTCGTCGCGGAGATCCGCGCGCAACTGCCGAAGAAGTTCCTCGACAAGGGCAAGCTGACGATCGGCGTCGGCGCACTGCCGTCGGGCTTCCCGCCGCTGGCCTACGTCGGCGCCGACCAGCGCACCCTCACCGGAGCCGAACCCGACCTCGGCCGGCTCGTCGCCGCGGTGCTCGGGCTGGAGCCGGACGTTCAGAACGCGTCGTGGCAGAACCTGTTCGTACGCCTGCAAAGCGGCCAGTTCGACGCCGGATTCTCGAACATCACGGTGACCGAACAGCGCAAACAGCAGGGCTTCGACTTCGCCGCCTACCGCGAGGACAACCTCGGCTTCGAGACGAACCGCGCGAACACGTGGAACTTCGACGGCAATTACGAAGTGCTGGCCGGGAAGACGGTCGCCGTCGACAGCGGGACCAACCAGGAGAAAATCCTCAAGGAATGGCAACGCAAGCTGACCGCTGAGGGCAAGAAGCTCGACGTGCGCAATTTCGCGGACAAGAACAGCACATACTTGGCACTGGCGTCCGGCCGGATCGACGCGTACTTCGCGCCGAACCCGGGCATCGCCTACCACGCGACGCAGACCGCGAAGACGCCGAACCCGACCCGCAGCGCGGGCAAGTACTCCGGTGCCGGGGCCACGCTGCAGGGGCTGATCGCCGCGACGACCAAAAAGGACAACGGCCTGGTGAAGCCGGTGGCGGCGGCGATCGATTACCTGATTCAGCACGGCCAGTACGCGAAATGGCTTGCCGCGTACGGGTTGGAGAACGAAGCGGTGAAGAAGGCGGACATCAATCCGCCGGGCCTGCCGTTGAGCGATTCCTGA
- a CDS encoding GNAT family N-acetyltransferase gives MSVLDNAAWASLTGPHAGFAERVGQAVRYPVDVSVFLAVPDEPSDGVWDDVAALAGPGAVVPVLPQAGPPPPDWELLEKMAGVQLVDAGVDAAPDPEAVRLTVADVPEMLDLVARTKPGPFLPRTVLLGTYLGIRHRGALVAMAGERLHPPGWTEISAVCTDPAYRDRGLAGRLVRAVAAGIRDRGETPFMHAAAANVNAIRRYEGMGFRLRRTNAFGRVRIPDDWRAAA, from the coding sequence ATGTCTGTTTTGGACAATGCCGCGTGGGCGTCGCTGACTGGTCCGCACGCTGGGTTCGCGGAGCGGGTCGGGCAAGCCGTGCGTTATCCGGTCGACGTTTCGGTGTTTCTGGCAGTGCCGGACGAGCCGTCCGACGGGGTGTGGGACGACGTCGCCGCGCTCGCCGGGCCGGGTGCCGTGGTGCCGGTTCTTCCGCAGGCCGGGCCGCCTCCGCCGGACTGGGAGCTGCTGGAGAAGATGGCCGGGGTCCAGTTGGTGGACGCCGGGGTCGATGCCGCGCCTGATCCGGAGGCTGTTCGGCTGACGGTGGCTGACGTGCCGGAGATGCTCGATCTGGTCGCCCGCACGAAGCCTGGTCCGTTCTTGCCGCGCACGGTTCTGCTGGGGACGTATCTCGGGATTCGGCACCGCGGCGCGCTCGTCGCGATGGCGGGGGAGCGGTTGCATCCGCCGGGGTGGACGGAGATCAGCGCGGTGTGCACGGATCCGGCGTATCGCGACCGTGGTCTGGCCGGGCGGTTGGTGCGCGCGGTGGCCGCGGGGATCCGGGATCGGGGCGAGACGCCGTTCATGCACGCGGCGGCGGCGAATGTGAACGCGATCCGGCGGTACGAGGGGATGGGATTTCGGTTGCGCCGCACCAATGCGTTCGGCCGGGTGCGCATTCCGGACGACTGGCGGGCGGCGGCTTGA
- a CDS encoding amino acid ABC transporter ATP-binding protein has product MSAEVRVRSAVKTYDGIRVLDGIDITAPGGQVTVVLGPSGSGKSTLLRTINHLERLDSGYVSIDDELVGVRVHGDRFKELSERAILKQRSRIGFVFQNFNLFPHLTILDNIVEAPLVTQRLTRAEAETRARELLARVGLEDKAGAYPRQLSGGQQQRVAIARALALEPRLILLDEPTSALDPELVGEVLAVIRELARSGTTMIVVTHEIGFAREIADHVVFLDEGRVIEEGPPSAVLDRPRHDRTRAFLGKVTRLEIPENA; this is encoded by the coding sequence ATGAGCGCCGAAGTCCGCGTTCGCAGCGCGGTCAAAACGTACGACGGGATCCGGGTGCTCGACGGAATCGACATCACCGCTCCTGGCGGGCAAGTGACCGTGGTGCTCGGACCGTCCGGTTCCGGGAAATCGACTTTGTTACGGACGATCAACCATCTGGAACGCCTTGACAGCGGCTACGTCAGCATCGACGACGAACTCGTCGGCGTGCGCGTGCACGGCGACCGGTTCAAGGAACTGAGCGAGCGCGCGATTCTGAAGCAACGGTCGCGGATCGGTTTTGTGTTCCAGAATTTCAACCTCTTCCCGCATCTCACCATCCTCGACAACATCGTGGAAGCGCCTCTCGTCACGCAACGGCTGACCCGCGCCGAGGCGGAAACGCGGGCGAGGGAATTGCTTGCCCGCGTGGGCCTCGAGGACAAGGCCGGGGCGTATCCACGGCAACTGTCCGGCGGGCAGCAGCAACGGGTCGCCATCGCGAGAGCGCTCGCGCTCGAACCGCGGCTGATCCTGCTCGACGAACCGACGTCCGCGCTCGACCCGGAACTCGTCGGCGAGGTGCTGGCCGTGATCCGGGAACTGGCGCGGTCCGGCACGACGATGATCGTGGTGACGCACGAGATCGGTTTCGCCCGCGAGATCGCCGACCACGTCGTGTTCCTCGACGAAGGCCGTGTCATCGAAGAAGGACCACCGTCAGCCGTCCTCGACCGTCCCCGCCACGACCGGACCCGAGCCTTCCTCGGGAAGGTCACCCGCCTCGAAATCCCGGAGAACGCATGA
- a CDS encoding amino acid ABC transporter permease: MSSPPTLRAVPVPSAGPEPPGEARLRELAAKKVAPLRRPGRWVAAAVVLVLLAQLAHALITNPVFQWDVFGYWFFRPVILDGLVLTLELTGLAAVFGLVGGIVLALLRLSKNPLLQAVSWAYVWIFRSIPLIVLLLFLANVTALYSTLSLGIPFGPSFFSFSATDVLSFFVVAVLGLSLNEAAYAAEIVRAGVLSVDQGQLEAAAALGLPRSRQYRRIILPQATRAIVPAYANQLIGLLKGTSVVYITSLLELFGVVETQASTNSGQIIPLLLVGTVWYIILTSVLSVIQYYVERFFSRGALRTVPPTPFQRFRARLRSLGVAR; encoded by the coding sequence GTGAGTTCTCCTCCGACGCTGCGCGCCGTGCCGGTGCCGTCCGCAGGTCCCGAACCGCCCGGTGAAGCTCGGTTGCGCGAGCTTGCCGCGAAGAAAGTCGCCCCGTTGCGCCGTCCCGGGCGCTGGGTCGCTGCCGCGGTCGTGCTCGTGTTGCTAGCCCAATTGGCGCACGCGCTGATCACCAATCCGGTGTTCCAGTGGGACGTCTTCGGCTATTGGTTCTTCCGTCCGGTCATCCTCGACGGGCTGGTGCTCACCCTCGAACTGACCGGCCTCGCCGCGGTGTTCGGGCTCGTCGGCGGGATCGTGCTCGCGTTGCTGCGGCTGTCGAAAAACCCGCTGCTCCAAGCGGTTTCGTGGGCGTACGTGTGGATCTTCCGCTCGATTCCGCTGATCGTGCTGCTGCTGTTCCTCGCCAACGTGACCGCGCTGTACAGCACGCTCAGCCTCGGCATCCCGTTCGGGCCGTCGTTTTTCAGCTTCAGCGCCACCGACGTGTTGAGTTTCTTCGTCGTCGCGGTGCTCGGCTTGAGTTTGAACGAAGCCGCCTACGCCGCGGAAATCGTGCGCGCCGGCGTGCTTTCGGTGGATCAAGGACAGCTCGAAGCGGCGGCCGCGCTGGGGCTTCCGCGATCCCGGCAATACCGGCGAATCATCCTGCCGCAGGCCACCCGCGCGATCGTGCCCGCCTACGCGAACCAGCTGATCGGCCTGCTCAAAGGCACTTCCGTCGTCTACATCACGTCGCTGCTGGAACTGTTCGGCGTGGTCGAAACCCAGGCCAGCACCAACAGCGGGCAGATCATTCCGCTGCTGCTCGTCGGCACGGTCTGGTACATCATTCTCACCAGCGTCCTGTCAGTGATCCAGTATTACGTCGAGCGCTTCTTTTCCCGTGGCGCATTGCGCACCGTTCCGCCGACGCCGTTCCAGCGGTTCCGCGCCCGGTTGCGTTCGCTGGGGGTGGCCCGATGA
- a CDS encoding VOC family protein, giving the protein MIGHWLALVVDCPEPRKLAAFYEALLGMQRVEDEDGWVSIAEASGREPRIGFQRVAGYRPPDWPNPRDPQQMHLDVEVTDLDEAERRVLALGARLVDSAPLFRVYADPAGHPFCLALPQQGEHYRT; this is encoded by the coding sequence ATGATCGGACACTGGCTCGCCCTGGTCGTCGATTGCCCGGAACCGCGGAAACTGGCTGCGTTCTACGAGGCCTTGCTGGGCATGCAGCGGGTCGAAGACGAGGACGGCTGGGTGTCGATCGCCGAGGCGTCCGGCCGCGAACCGCGCATCGGTTTCCAGCGGGTCGCCGGCTATCGCCCGCCGGACTGGCCGAACCCGCGCGATCCGCAGCAGATGCACCTCGACGTCGAGGTGACCGACCTCGACGAGGCCGAACGCCGGGTCCTGGCGCTGGGAGCGCGGCTAGTCGACAGCGCGCCCTTGTTCCGCGTCTACGCCGACCCCGCCGGACACCCGTTCTGTCTTGCCCTGCCTCAGCAAGGAGAGCACTACCGAACCTGA